A stretch of Kryptolebias marmoratus isolate JLee-2015 linkage group LG24, ASM164957v2, whole genome shotgun sequence DNA encodes these proteins:
- the LOC108230778 gene encoding cytochrome P450 2J6 → MESFFATIGSYVEWDIKSLLLFLVVFIITADYIKNRRPVGYPPGPRAYPIVGNIFTLNPNRTYESLMELAKTYGDVYSLRFGQNKTVVLNGFEAVKEGLATKGDSTIDRPIFPLQDEICGGLGVIFSNGNIWKQQRRFALSTLKYFGFGKKSLEPVILEEFTHCAEEIKRYKGKPFNPHLVINYAVSNIICHLVFGHRFDYGDEKFTKLMLLFDKCLQIEASIWSQLYNSFTLLMRCLPGPHQNLKQHWNIVKNFIREEMEEHKKKWDPFERRDYIDCYLNEIQMNQGQDDNTFDEENLIMCVLDLFVAGSETTSTTLRWAFLYMAKYPEIQEKVQAEIDSVIGQSRQPSMEDRANLPYTDAVIHEIQRIGNIVPLSLPHSTNREIQLGGYTIPKGVLIIPNLASVLFDKNEWETPFTFNPGHFLNKEGKFVKRAAFIPFSAGKRLCLGENLARMELFLFFTSFMQHFTFSMPAGVQVVLDYRAGVTLAPKPFEICITSRQDHL, encoded by the exons ATGGAGTCATTTTTTGCCACAATCGGATCCTATGTTGAGTGGGACATTAAAAGTCTGCTCCTGTTTTTGGTGGTTTTTATCATCACAGCAGATTACATCAAAAACCGTCGACCCGTTGGTTATCCTCCAGGACCTCGAGCTTATCCAATTGTGGGCAACATATTTACCTTGAACCCAAACAGAACTTATGAGAGCCTAATGGAG TTGGCAAAGACATATGGGGATGTGTACAGCCTACGGTTTGGTCAGAACAAGACTGTGGTTTTAAATGGATTTGAGGCTGTGAAAGAAGGTCTGGCTACAAAGGGAGACAGCACTATTGACCGTCCAATATTTCCTCTGCAGGATGAGATTTGTGGAGGGCTTG GTGTGATTTTCAGTaatggaaacatctggaaacagcAGAGACGTTTTGCACTTTCAACCCTCAAATATTTTGGATTTGGGAAGAAATCCCTTGAACCTGTCATCCTGGAGGAATTCACACACTGTGCAGAAGAGATCAAACGCTATAAAG GTAAGCCATTCAATCCGCATCTTGTCATCAACTACGCTGTCAGCAACATTATCTGCCACCTGGTCTTTGGACATCGCTTTGATTACGGCGATGAGAAATTCACAAAACTGATGCTGCTGTTTGACAAATGCCTCCAGATCGAAGCCTCCATTTGGTCTCAG CTCTACAACTCATTCACTCTGCTGATGAGATGTCTGCCAGGTCCACATCAGAATCTCAAACAGCACTGGAACATTGTGAAGAACTTCATACGAGAAGAGATGGAGGAGCACAAGAAGAAGTGGGACCCCTTCGAGCGAAGAGACTACATCGACTGCTACCTGAATGAGATTCAGATG AATCAGGGTCAGGACGACAACACTTTTGATGAAGAAAACTTGATTATGTGTGTTTTGGATCTGTTCGTGGCCGGTTCAGAAACCACATCCACCACCCTTCGTTGGGCATTTCTCTACATGGCAAAATATCCAGAGATCCAAG agAAGGTCCAAGCTGAGATAGACAGCGTGATTGGACAGTCCAGACAGCCATCCATGGAGGATCGTGCAAACCTGCCCTACACCGACGCCGTGATCCACGAGATCCAAAGGATCGGCAACATAGTTCCTCTCAGTTTACCACATAGCACTAACAGAGAAATCCAGCTGGGGGGCTACACCATCCCAAAG GGAGTACTGATAATACCCAATTTAGCTTCAGTGTTGTTTGACAAGAATGAGTGGGAGACACCATTCACCTTCAATCCAGGACACTTTCTGAATAAAGAGGGCAAGTTTGTGAAACGGGCAGCTTTCATTCCTTTTTCTGCAG GAAAGCGCCTGTGCCTGGGAGAGAACCTGGCCCGGATGGagcttttcctcttcttcacctccttcATGCAGCACTTCACTTTCTCCATGCCCGCTGGAGTGCAAGTTGTGTTGGATTACCGTGCTGGAGTCACTCTAGCACCGAAACCATTTGAAATCTGCATAACTTCACGTCAAGATCACCTCTGA
- the LOC108230779 gene encoding cytochrome b-c1 complex subunit 6, mitochondrial: MVFEEKMIASGEPDNEEEEEEEEEMVDPLETVRQTCEAAEHCVHTRERLEQCETRVNSRSSTEEDCTEELFDFLHARDHCVSHKLFHSVK, encoded by the exons ATGGTTTTCGAGGAGAAGATGATCGCAAGCGGAGAGCCCGATAAT gaggaggaagaagaggaggaggaagagatggtG GATCCTCTTGAAACAGTACGACAGACATGTGAAGCGGCAGAGCACTGCGTTCACACTCGGGAGCGCTTAGAGCAATGTGAGACCAGAGTCAACTCTCGGTCTTCGACGGAGGAGGATTGTACTGAGGAGTTGTTTGACTTCTTGCACGCTCGGGACCACTGC gtgtCTCACAAACTGTTCCATTCTGTCAAGTAA